The Chloroflexota bacterium genome includes a region encoding these proteins:
- a CDS encoding glycosyltransferase has product MATMDRQPLVSIVTPSFNQAQYLEATLRSVLEQDYPNIEYIVVDGGSTDGSVEIINRYANRLAWWVSEPDAGQTAAINKGFARARGKILAYLNSDDTYNPGAIATAVEFLIQNPTIGLVYGDANFIDAQGNIIGQFNAQQTSLERLRRGGVYVPQQAAFWRGDLWRQVGPLDESFYFAMDYDLWVRLAAVSEIRYLPGRVWANFRLHDDAKTIAADERCWPEMLRIHRRDGGNWLSWIYLRYYARRALAPLINWRRRRKLAPKDLRDF; this is encoded by the coding sequence ATGGCAACAATGGACCGGCAGCCGTTAGTTTCGATTGTCACTCCCTCCTTCAATCAGGCACAATATCTCGAAGCCACGCTTCGCTCGGTGCTGGAACAGGACTACCCCAACATCGAATATATTGTTGTGGATGGCGGCTCGACGGATGGCAGCGTCGAGATCATTAACCGCTACGCCAACCGGCTGGCCTGGTGGGTCTCAGAACCCGATGCGGGGCAGACCGCGGCGATCAACAAAGGCTTTGCCCGCGCCCGGGGCAAAATTTTAGCCTACCTTAATTCGGATGATACCTATAACCCCGGCGCTATCGCCACCGCGGTGGAATTTCTGATACAAAACCCCACCATTGGGCTGGTATACGGCGATGCAAATTTCATCGACGCACAGGGCAATATCATTGGCCAATTCAACGCCCAACAAACCAGCCTGGAACGTCTGCGCCGCGGGGGGGTGTATGTGCCGCAGCAAGCTGCTTTTTGGCGTGGGGATTTATGGCGACAGGTCGGCCCCCTCGATGAGAGTTTTTACTTTGCGATGGACTACGACCTGTGGGTGCGCCTGGCCGCTGTGTCCGAAATCCGTTATTTGCCGGGGCGCGTCTGGGCCAACTTCCGCCTGCACGACGATGCAAAAACTATCGCCGCTGACGAGCGCTGCTGGCCTGAAATGCTGCGCATCCATCGCCGCGACGGGGGCAATTGGCTCTCATGGATTTACCTGCGTTATTATGCCCGCCGTGCGCTGGCTCCGCTGATTAATTGGCGGCGCAGACGAAAATTAGCCCCTAAAGACCTCAGAGATTTTTAG
- a CDS encoding winged helix-turn-helix transcriptional regulator, with product MIESLLGSENSERVLIFLVARQTGYAREIARFFDTSLYGVQKQLDKLETGGVLVSRMVGRTRLYEFNPRYPFLNELKSLLEKALSFYAAEEREQLLLNRRRPRRRGKP from the coding sequence GTGATAGAGTCTTTACTTGGGTCTGAGAATAGTGAGCGCGTTCTGATTTTCCTGGTTGCTCGTCAAACGGGATACGCCAGGGAAATTGCGCGCTTTTTCGATACGAGTCTATACGGTGTTCAAAAACAATTGGACAAACTGGAAACCGGCGGGGTCTTGGTAAGCCGTATGGTGGGGCGTACACGGCTCTACGAGTTTAACCCCCGATACCCATTTCTAAATGAGCTTAAGTCGCTGCTAGAAAAAGCGCTTTCATTCTATGCAGCAGAAGAGCGCGAGCAATTGCTACTTAACAGACGCAGACCGCGCCGTCGGGGAAAACCATGA